A part of Liolophura sinensis isolate JHLJ2023 chromosome 1, CUHK_Ljap_v2, whole genome shotgun sequence genomic DNA contains:
- the LOC135482358 gene encoding uncharacterized protein LOC135482358 isoform X3, with protein MASSQSVRLLLPVLGILVLAISQAKAACIVEGREYTLGKEFTFDQDCYRFNCMCEPDGSWSCPAKHTINICGEADVISRSSEYSSGSSRTESRSSWSESGSSWRESGSSGSYSSRTESGGAGTSTAGYCHVDGKKFARGRPFSFDQDCFRFRCICNRDGSWNCPSRDTENICGGQETAGRTSSSGSGSSIRNSRVEKTASISAADAEFCLVNGQQYPLGRPFVFDENCFRYRCMCETDGSWQCPASDTKKVCEDTPDTDIQKIAGSNYYSSRRYVSTADGSGRDAYCVVNGQTYVRGQQFSFNQDCYRFNCMCNSDGSWNCPAEDTEDICSGRDGNTRTETRREESRTTRIESGTYRRRTAADGSGVSGYCVVNGRNFVRGRSFSFDQECYRFNCMCNDDGSWNCPAANTEDICSGRDGNSRTESSRTETRTTRIESGTYRRRTAADDSGVSGYCVVNGRNFVRGRSFSFDQECYRFNCMCNDDGSWNCPAANTEDICSGRDGNSRTETRRTETRTTRIESGTYRRRTVPDGSGRDGYCVVNGKNYVRGRRFSFDQGCYKFNCMCNDDGSWNCPAEDTEDICSGRDRNTRTETRRTETRRTSRIESGTYRRRTAPGGSGREGYCTVKGQTYVRGRRFSFVQGCYRFNCMCNDDGSWNCPAKDSEDICSGRDGNTRTESRRTETRRTTRIESGTYRRRTADTYGRAGFCVVKGQNYARGQRFSFDQDCYRFNCICNDDGSWNCPADDTDNLCSERDGNTRTESRRTESRRTERIERRRTGTSVETDVDDICLVSGQPFPRGQPFSFDDGCYRFRCICHSDGSWNCPAQDTQNLCGGTERISRSGKTTVIRSGRVESGTNYRRTGGSVGTGIAVGTDAEDICLVNGQSYPRGRAFSFEEGCYRFRCECYQDGRWNCPAENTENLCGGTERVSRSGQTIVTRRRIESGRSLVTGIDGQDIDSVNICLVSGKSYPRGRSFTFEQACYRFNCVCNEDGSWECPAERTVNLCGGTDKVSRSGKTVVSRTRLETGTGYTRTGGSVDTREPLSQFCQVNNKQYPTSQSFTFDEGCYRFRCMCNEDGSWNCPASVTENLCGREERVSRSGHTRVSSTRVRSSYNRKTGSSSTSTTGRGISCQVDGQTFPIGQPFSFDEGCYRFRCICNIDGSWVCPAEQTENLCGRTDDRISRSGTYSYSRTESRRTIGTNTDNSGSPGYCLVANTEYPLNRPFSFDEGCYRFQCFCSKSGAWDCPSIATTNICGGPERIGKSGVTRIASKRGTSIHRTGSAGVIGTEGTLEGAQFCLVDNKEYALNQPFSFDQDCFRFKCFCSGDGSWNCPADDSQNLCGRTDKRGRAGKTYYRRTTSSKRGGAAYCQVAGQYYRLNTRFSYQTGCTKFNCVCNWDGSFDCPATQTEDLCRDKQPEPKYCTVEGKNYRLNSRFSYEKDCYKYNCICRMNGQHECPQRNVENICDDDDRESDRLGYCLVKGQYYRKNSRFSYTENCYKYNCVCRSDGSYDCPATNRENVCERQRDKRVFCYVERQYYRPNTRFSYTKDCYKHNCVCNADGSHDCPRQDIERVCDSPTQRPSVEREGYCHVEGQYYEWDTRFSYTKGCLKFNCYCTDKGRVDCPKESTVKLCDDPTPAPSYCFVEGKYHPVNTRFSYVKDCYKYNCVCRSDASHDCPTSNTENVCTAAPTRRPENCVVGGQFYRLNRKFSYRRGCTKFNCFCRSDGTYECPDTEDTCRRTTADPRRGQCLVEGRYYLPNKRFTYDRGCTRYSCWCGSDGRHTCPEDDKADLCAIPTPTPAACRTCEVDGRTIASGISFTYRRDCYQYGCDCKCDGSWDCPPSRVKYLCAEPQDVCQTCTVKGRTYQGDTDFSHREGCYELNCRCRCDGTWDCPPDRARNLCPVQRPVTPDPAKVVCKYCIVRGQRYKPDTPFSYYEGCFEYNCDCDCSGSWNCPAERTKNICQNCRDCIVRGKTYQPNTRFELQRGCASYDCSCFCNGTYDCPQETKQDICEEDESLQGCSRCVVDGDEFPPNKRFKFVEACFEYDCDCECDGSWHCPEERTKTICTDSIPENRVIPKPNCGICKIGLKTYEGNTRFKHVQECFEFICDCNCDGSWDCDPKLTKNLCEDGVAADSARLFDVETCKKCEVSGVEYPSQKPFTYQRECLERECFCHCDGTWACPKEKNICSADSSNADLVQRKVTDGKIGCKVKGKVYTTPTFSFVDGCFEYNCVCNNGAYNCPATKTKQLC; from the exons CGATATCTCAGGCGAAGGCTGCGTGTATCGTGGAAGGCAGAGAATATACCTTAGGAAAGGAGTTTACCTTCGATCAAGATTGCTACAGGTTTAACTGTATGTGTGAGCCAGATGGGAGCTGGTCGTGCCCTGCTAAACATACCATAAACATTTGCGGAGAGGCTGACGTGATAAGTAGGTCATCTGAATACTCGTCAGGGTCAAGTCGGACAGAGTCACGGTCAAGTTGGTCAGAGTCAGGGTCAAGTTGGAGAGAGTCAGGGTCAAGTGGGTCTTACTCTAGCCGGACAGAGTCAG GTGGGGCTGGAACAAGCACTGCTGGATACTGTCATGTGGATGGTAAGAAGTTCGCTCGTGGCAGACCCTTCTCGTTTGACCAGGACTGTTTCCGGTTCAGATGCATATGTAACCGTGACGGAAGTTGGAACTGTCCATCGCGAGACACAGAGAATATCTGTGGGGGTCAGGAGACTGCTGGAAGGACGAGCAGCTCTGGTTCTGGATCGTCCATTAGGAACAGTCGGGTGGAGAAAACAG CCAGCATAAGTGCAGCGGATGCCGAGTTTTGTCTTGTGAACGGACAGCAATACCCACTGGGGCGTCCATTTGTATTTGATGAGAACTGTTTCCGGTACAGGTGTATGTGTGAGACAGACGGGAGCTGGCAGTGCCCTGCGAGCGATACCAAGAAGGTGTGTGAGGACACCCCAGATACTGATATCCAAAAAATAGCAGGCAGTAACTACTACAGTAGCAGAAGATATGTCAGCACTGCAG ACGGTTCGGGACGGGATGCTTATTGCGTGGTCAATGGACAGACCTATGTTAGAGGTCAACAGTTTTCCTTCAACCAGGACTGTTACAGATTTAACTGTATGTGTAACAGTGACGGAAGCTGGAACTGTCCAGCAGAGGATACCGAGGATATATGTTCCGGGCGAGACGGAAACACACGAACGGAAACCAGGAGAGAGGAATCTCGAACAACGCGGATCGAAAGTGGCACTTACAGGCGACGAACGGCTGCAG ATGGGTCAGGGGTTTCTGGTTACTGCGTTGTTAATGGACGAAACTTCGTGCGAGGTCGGAGTTTTTCCTTTGACCAAGAATGTTACAGATTTAACTGCATGTGTAACGATGACGGAAGCTGGAACTGTCCAGCAGCGAATACCGAGGATATCTGTTCCGGACGAGACGGGAATTCACGAACTGAAAGTAGTAGAACGGAAACTCGAACAACGCGGATCGAAAGTGGCACTTACAGGCGACGAACGGCTGCAG ATGATTCCGGAGTTTCTGGTTACTGCGTTGTTAATGGACGAAACTTCGTGCGAGGACGGAGTTTTTCCTTTGACCAGGAATGTTACAGATTTAACTGTATGTGTAACGATGACGGAAGCTGGAACTGTCCAGCAGCGAATACCGAGGATATATGTTCCGGACGAGACGGGAACTCACGAACTGAAACCAGGAGAACGGAAACCAGGACAACGCGGATTGAGAGTGGCACGTACAGAAGACGAACAGTCCCAG ATGGTTCCGGACGAGATGGTTATTGCGTGGTTAATGGAAAGAACTATGTTAGAGGTCGAAGATTTTCCTTCGATCAAGGTTGTTACAAATTTAACTGCATGTGTAACGATGACGGAAGCTGGAATTGTCCAGCAGAGGATACCGAGGATATATGTTCGGGGCGAGACAGAAACACACGAACGGAAACTCGAAGAACGGAAACCCGTAGAACATCGAGGATCGAAAGTGGCACATACAGACGAAGAACTGCTCCAG GCGGCTCGGGAAGGGAAGGTTATTGCACAGTGAAAGGTCAAACCTATGTGAGGGGTCGGAGATTTTCCTTCGTCCAGGGCTGTTACAGATTTAACTGCATGTGTAACGATGACGGAAGTTGGAATTGTCCAGCAAAGGATTCTGAGGATATATGTTCCGGGCGAGACGGAAACACTCGAACGGAAAGCAGGAGAACGGAAACTCGACGAACAACTAGGATCGAAAGTGGCACATACAGAAGAAGAACTGCAG acacttaTGGAAGGGCAGGGTTTTGCGTGGTCAAGGGACAGAACTATGCGCGAGGTCAGCGATTCTCTTTTGACCAAGACTGCTACAGGTTTAACTGTATATGTAACGATGACGGAAGTTGGAACTGTCCGGCGGATGACACGGATAATCTGTGTTCAGAACGGGACGGAAACACCCGGACGGAATCCCGTAGGACGGAATCCCGGAGAACAGAGAGGATTGAGAGAAGGCGCACAGGAACATCAG TGGAAACCGACGTTGACGACATTTGCTTGGTGAGCGGGCAACCTTTTCCTAGGGGTCAACCATTCTCCTTCGACGACGGCTGCTATCGGTTCAGATGTATATGTCACTCGGACGGCAGTTGGAACTGCCCTGCCCAAGACACACAGAACCTCTGTGGTGGCACAGAAAGGATCAGTCGTAGTGGCAAAACGACAGTGATCAGGTCTGGCAGAGTGGAGAGTGGAACAAATTATCGAAGAACCGGGGGTTCTGTTGGCACTGGAATCGCAG TGGGCACGGACGCCGAGGATATCTGTTTGGTAAATGGTCAGTCCTACCCCCGGGGAAGGGCTTTCTCCTTCGAAGAAGGCTGCTACAGATTCCGCTGTGAGTGCTATCAGGACGGAAGATGGAACTGTCCAGCGGAAAACACTGAGAATTTGTGTGGAGGCACAGAGAGAGTGAGCCGGTCAGGTCAGACTATCGTGACGAGACGCAGGATCGAGTCCGGAAGGTCATTGGTCACAGGGATCGATGGTCAAG ATATCGACAGTGTTAATATTTGCCTGGTGAGTGGTAAGTCCTACCCTCGAGGACGCAGCTTTACTTTCGAGCAAGCCTGCTATCGTTTCAACTGTGTGTGTAACGAAGATGGCAGCTGGGAATGCCCAGCCGAACGCACTGTAAACCTTTGCGGTGGAACCGACAAGGTGAGCCGATCAGGGAAGACAGTTGTATCACGGACCAGACTGGAAACTGGCACTGGTTACACTAGGACAGGAGGTTCTGTGGACACACGTGAACCATTGTCGCAGTTTTGTCAGGTTAACAACAAGCAGTACCCCACCAGTCAATCTTTCACCTTTGACGAAGGCTGCTACCGGTTCCGGTGTATGTGCAATGAGGATGGTAGTTGGAACTGTCCGGCGTCCGTGACAGAGAACCTGTGTGGTCGTGAGGAGAGAGTCAGCCGAAGTGGTCATACCAGAGTCAGCTCGACGAGAGTTCGCAGTTCTTACAACCGGAAAACCGGAAGTAGCAGTACTA GTACTACTGGCAGAGGTATATCTTGTCAGGTCGATGGACAAACTTTCCCTATAGGTCAGCCTTTCAGCTTTGATGAGGGCTGTTATAGGTTTAGATGTATTTGTAATATCGACGGCAGCTGGGTGTGTCCAGCCGAGCAGACGGAGAACCTTTGTGGACGAACGGATGATCGCATTAGTCGCTCCGGAACATACTCTTACTCTCGCACGGAGTCCAGGAGAACGATAGGAACCAACACAG ACAACTCTGGATCGCCTGGCTATTGTCTAGTGGCCAATACAGAGTACCCACTGAACCGTCCGTTCAGCTTTGATGAGGGCTGTTACAGATTCCAATGCTTCTGCAGTAAAAGCGGAGCTTGGGACTGTCCATCCATTGCCACCACGAACATCTGTGGCGGACCTGAACGCATTGGCAAATCTGGCGTAACTCGAATTGCTAGTAAACGAGGGACTTCTATCCACAGAACTGGATCTGCCG GTGTCATCGGGACTGAGGGCACTTTGGAGGGGGCACAGTTTTGCCTGGTTGACAACAAGGAATACGCCTTAAATCAACCCTTCAGCTTCGATCAGGATTGCTTCCGGTTCAAGTGTTTCTGTAGTGGGGACGGAAGCTGGAACTGCCCTGCCGATGACTCTCAAAATCTATGTGGGAGAACAGACAAAAGGGGACGAGCTGGAAAAACTTATTACAGAAGAACCACTAGCTCAAAGCGCGGGG GGGCCGCGTACTGTCAGGTGGCTGGCCAGTATTACCGGCTCAACACGAGATTCTCCTACCAAACAGGCTGTACCAAATTTAACTGTGTGTGTAATTGGGATGGGTCATTTGATTGTCCCGCCACCCAGACCGAGGATCTGTGCAGAGACAAGCAGCCAG AACCAAAGTACTGTACTGTTGAGGGTAAAAATTATCGGCTAAACTCCCGATTTTCCTACGAGAAGGACTGCTACAAGTACAACTGTATCTGTCGGATGAATGGACAGCATGAGTGCCCACAGAGGAATGTGGAGAACATCTGTGACGATGATGATAGAGAGAGTGATCGTTTGG GCTACTGTTTGGTGAAGGGTCAATACTACAGGAAGAATTCTCGATTCAGCTATACAGAAAACTGCTACAAGTACAACTGCGTGTGTCGCAGTGACGGCAGTTATGACTGCCCAGCCACGAATAGGGAGAATGTGTGTGAAAGACAAAGAGATAAACGAG TGTTCTGTTATGTGGAACGCCAATACTACAGGCCGAATACGAGGTTTTCCTACACCAAGGATTGTTATAAACATAACTGCGTGTGTAATGCGGACGGCAGCCACGATTGTCCAAGACAGGACATAGAGCGGGTGTGTGACTCCCCTACCCAAAGGCCAAGCGTAGAGAGAGAag GTTATTGTCACGTGGAAGGACAGTACTATGAGTGGGACACCCGGTTTTCCTACACTAAAGGCTGTTTGAAGTTTAACTGTTACTGTACTGATAAGGGTCGTGTGGATTGTCCGAAAGAGTCAACAGTCAAGTTATGTGACGACCCGACTCCGGCGCCAT CCTATTGCTTTGTGGAAGGGAAATATCATCCAGTAAACACGAGGTTTTCTTACGTGAAGGATTGTTACAAATACAATTGTGTGTGCCGGTCCGACGCATCCCACGATTGTCCAACTTCTAACACAGAAAACGTCTGCACCGCTGCGCCAACTAGAAGACCCG AAAATTGTGTTGTTGGAGGCCAGTTCTACCGCTTAAACAGGAAGTTCTCTTACCGACGGGGATGTACCAAATTCAACTGCTTCTGCAGGTCTGATGGAACATACGAGTGTCCAGACACGGAGGACACCTGTAGGAGAACAACGGCTGACCCCAGACGTG GCCAGTGTTTGGTTGAAGGTAGATATTACCTCCCGAACAAAAGATTTACCTATGACCGCGGCTGTACTCGATACTCTTGTTGGTGCGGATCTGACGGTAGACACACGTGTCCAGAAGATGACAAAGCTGACTTATGCGCTATTCCAACCCCAACACCAGCAG CTTGCCGGACCTGTGAAGTGGACGGTAGAACAATTGCAAGTGGTATAAGCTTCACTTATCGTCGAGATTGTTACCAGTACGGTTGTGATTGTAAATGTGACGGGTCGTGGGATTGTCCCCCAAGTCGCGTTAAGTATCTTTGCGCTGAACCCCAGGATGTCTGCCAGACATGCACGGTGAAGGGTCGCACATATCAAGGGGATACAGATTTCTCTCACCGCGAGGGCTGTTACGAGCTCAACTGCCGCTGCCGTTGTGACGGTACCTGGGACTGCCCGCCTGACAGAGCCAGGAACCTCTGCCCCGTTCAGCGTCCTGTAACCCCAGACCCCGCCAAAGTAGTGTGCAAATATTGCATTGTCCGAGGCCAGAGATACAAACCAGACACCCCATTTTCATACTACGAAGGTTGCTTTGAGTACAACTGTGACTGCGACTGCAGTGGATCGTGGAATTGCCCCGCAGAAAGGACGAAGAACATCTGTCAGAACTGTAGGGATTGTATTGTAAGAGGAAAGACTTACCAGCCAAACACACGGTTTGAATTACAGAGGGGATGTGCCTCGTATGACTGCTCTTGCTTTTGTAACGGAACTTACGACTGTCCGCAGGAAACCAAGCAAGACATTTGCGAAGAGGATGAATCGCTTCAGGGTTGCTCTCGGTGTGTAGTTGACGGTGACGAATTCCCACCCAACAAGCGCTTCAAATTTGTTGAGGCTTGTTTCGAGTACGATTGCGATTGTGAATGCGATGGTAGCTGGCACTGCCCTGAAGAGAGAACAAAGACCATTTGCACTGACTCTATCCCAGAAAATCGTGTCATTCCAAAGCCGAACTGCGGGATTTGCAAAATTGGGTTGAAGACATACGAAGGAAACACCAGGTTTAAACACGTTCAAGAATGTTTCGAGTTCATCTGTGATTGTAACTGCGACGGAAGCTGGGATTGCGATCCAAAACTTACGAAGAACCTATGCGAAGACGGAGTAGCGGCAGATTCCGCTCGACTGTTCGACGTAGAGACATGTAAAAAGTGTGAGGTTTCCGGAGTGGAATATCCCAGTCAGAAACCGTTCACGTATCAGAGGGAGTGCTTGGAACGGGAATGTTTCTGTCACTGCGATGGCACGTGGGCATGTCCCAAGGAGAAGAACATATGTAGTGCTGATTCCAGTAATGCTGATCTAGTGCAGAGAAAAGTAACAGATGGGAAAATAG GATGCAAAGTGAAGGGCAAAGTCTACACGACCCCGACGTTCTCCTTCGTTGACGGATGTTTCGAATACAACTGCGTATGTAACAACGGTGCCTACAattgccctgccacaaaaacGAAACAATTATGTTAA